One segment of Rhodocyclaceae bacterium DNA contains the following:
- a CDS encoding class I SAM-dependent methyltransferase, with amino-acid sequence MAGTCGDTVTTVHSHSSPEPAAAARVQAFYERYPYPGPIDSLDQYRQLWADPQRRRADHHLFQPGLPYREDPSILVAGCGTSQAARHAVRWPAARVTGIDFSATSIRCTEALKHRHGLDNLHLHQLPVERAGELDMQFDQVVCTGVLHHLADPVAGLQALRSVLKPDGVMHLMVYAPYGRTGIYLLQDFCRRIGVPATEAGIADLMIALKSLPPGHPLEPLLRQAPDFKHAAAVADALLNPQDRAYSVPQLFEFLAQGGLRFGRWLSQAPYSPRCGVMAALPQADRIARLAAPEQFAAVELFRGTMVMHSVVACRDDHPDGTPPYDPGAQADHAWRASVPIRLPDTICVQERLPPGAAAVLINRTHTFRDLVLPIDAAEKYLFDRVDGIRTLGEIADGVPTAMARDFFERLGWWDQVVFDSSSPYPGL; translated from the coding sequence ATGGCCGGAACTTGCGGAGACACTGTGACCACAGTGCATAGCCATTCCTCGCCAGAGCCCGCTGCGGCAGCGCGGGTCCAGGCGTTCTACGAGCGCTACCCCTATCCCGGGCCGATCGACAGCCTCGACCAGTACCGCCAGCTGTGGGCCGACCCGCAGCGGCGCCGCGCCGACCATCACCTGTTCCAGCCCGGCCTGCCCTACCGTGAAGACCCTTCGATCCTCGTCGCCGGCTGCGGTACCTCGCAGGCGGCCAGGCACGCAGTGCGCTGGCCGGCGGCGCGCGTGACCGGCATCGACTTCAGTGCCACCAGCATACGCTGCACCGAAGCGCTCAAGCACCGGCACGGCCTCGACAACCTGCACCTGCACCAGCTTCCCGTCGAGCGCGCGGGTGAGCTCGACATGCAGTTCGACCAGGTCGTCTGCACCGGCGTGCTGCACCACCTGGCCGACCCTGTCGCAGGCCTGCAGGCGCTGCGCAGCGTGCTCAAGCCCGATGGCGTGATGCATCTGATGGTGTATGCCCCCTACGGCCGTACCGGCATCTACCTGCTGCAGGACTTCTGCCGGCGCATCGGGGTGCCGGCCACCGAAGCGGGTATCGCCGACCTGATGATCGCGCTCAAGTCGTTGCCGCCCGGCCATCCGCTGGAGCCGTTGCTGCGACAGGCACCCGACTTCAAGCACGCAGCGGCCGTGGCCGATGCGCTGCTCAATCCGCAGGACCGCGCCTATTCGGTGCCACAGTTGTTCGAGTTCCTGGCCCAGGGTGGGCTGCGATTCGGCCGCTGGCTGAGCCAGGCACCTTACAGCCCGCGCTGCGGCGTGATGGCCGCGCTTCCCCAGGCAGACCGTATCGCCCGGCTGGCCGCGCCGGAACAGTTCGCCGCAGTCGAACTGTTCCGCGGCACGATGGTGATGCACAGTGTGGTGGCCTGTCGTGACGACCATCCGGACGGTACGCCACCGTACGACCCGGGCGCACAAGCCGACCACGCCTGGCGCGCCTCGGTACCCATCCGCCTGCCGGACACGATCTGCGTACAGGAACGGCTGCCGCCTGGCGCAGCCGCCGTGCTGATCAATCGTACCCATACCTTTCGCGATCTCGTGCTGCCGATCGATGCCGCCGAGAAGTACCTGTTCGATCGCGTGGACGGCATCCGGACACTCGGCGAGATCGCCGATGGTGTG
- a CDS encoding type II toxin-antitoxin system VapC family toxin — MSFLLDTVVLSELRKARPSRKVVQWIKAQQAGSLFISVVSVGEIERGIEKTRRSDAVFAAELEQWLETLLNLYADRVLPVSANAARLWGRHSARLGHDGADLLIAATALAHGSTVVTRNVRHFAPTGVRVLDPF; from the coding sequence GTGAGCTTTCTGCTCGATACGGTAGTGCTCTCGGAATTGCGCAAAGCCAGACCATCGCGCAAGGTAGTTCAATGGATCAAGGCGCAACAGGCGGGCAGTCTGTTCATCAGCGTGGTCAGTGTTGGCGAAATCGAACGCGGGATCGAGAAGACACGCAGATCCGATGCAGTCTTTGCCGCCGAGCTGGAGCAGTGGCTGGAGACACTGTTGAATCTCTATGCCGATCGCGTCTTGCCGGTCTCTGCAAATGCCGCACGGCTCTGGGGCAGGCATTCAGCCCGGCTGGGGCATGACGGTGCCGATCTGCTGATAGCGGCCACGGCGCTTGCGCATGGCTCTACGGTAGTTACCCGTAACGTCAGGCATTTCGCGCCGACGGGTGTGCGCGTTCTTGATCCGTTCTAG
- a CDS encoding type II toxin-antitoxin system prevent-host-death family antitoxin, which yields MRSTQWQMQTAKAQLSELVEAALRGEPQRITRRGRDAVMVLSEQAYVALKSSAKMDAPDFVAHLLAMPRQRAVRSEPAVSPEKLVLRDIEL from the coding sequence ATGCGCTCAACCCAATGGCAGATGCAGACGGCCAAGGCGCAGTTGAGTGAACTCGTGGAGGCCGCCCTGCGCGGCGAGCCGCAGCGGATCACCCGGCGTGGCAGGGATGCGGTGATGGTGCTCTCCGAGCAGGCCTATGTCGCATTGAAGAGCAGCGCGAAGATGGATGCGCCAGACTTTGTCGCGCACTTGCTTGCCATGCCTAGGCAGAGGGCCGTTCGGAGCGAACCTGCCGTGTCGCCGGAAAAGCTCGTCTTGCGTGACATCGAGTTGTGA
- a CDS encoding arylsulfatase, whose protein sequence is MAEKKPNFLILWGDDIGWFNISAYNHGMMGYKTPNIDRIAKEGAMFTDWYGQQSCTAGRACFITGQSGFRTGMLKVGLPGAKEGLQARDVTIAELLKDQGYMTAQFGKNHLGDADETLPTAHGFDEFFGSLYHLNAEQEPENPDYFKDPEMIKKYATRGVIHSWANPDGTQKIESTGPLNIERMKTIDEEVTALTLDYLEKAKKADKPFFLWWNSTRMHIFTHLKEESKGKTGLGTYPDGMVEHDGHVGQILDKLDELGLADNTVVMYSTDNGAECFSWPDGGTTPFRGEKNENWEGGYRVPCAIRWPGHIKPGTVSNDIFSHEDMLPTIMTIAGVPGVKEQLLKGMKVGNKTFKVHLDGYDLTPAIGGNAPSPRKEFFYWNDDGSLVALRYNQWKIVFQEQRAHGFAVWAEPFVPLRVPKLFNLRTDPFEIADKVSIDYDHWRLDRVFMFVPAQEFIGKYIATFKEFPPSQKVGTFSLDAVLESLAAGQKGG, encoded by the coding sequence ATGGCTGAGAAGAAACCGAATTTCCTGATCCTCTGGGGCGACGACATCGGCTGGTTCAACATCAGCGCCTACAACCACGGAATGATGGGCTACAAGACCCCGAACATCGATCGCATCGCCAAGGAGGGCGCGATGTTCACCGACTGGTACGGCCAGCAGAGTTGCACCGCCGGCCGCGCCTGCTTCATCACCGGCCAGTCGGGCTTCCGTACCGGCATGCTGAAGGTCGGTCTGCCCGGCGCCAAGGAAGGCCTGCAGGCGCGCGATGTCACCATTGCCGAGCTGCTCAAGGACCAGGGCTACATGACCGCCCAGTTCGGCAAGAACCACCTCGGCGATGCCGACGAGACCCTGCCCACCGCGCACGGCTTCGACGAGTTCTTCGGCTCGCTGTACCACCTGAACGCCGAGCAGGAGCCGGAGAACCCCGACTACTTCAAAGATCCCGAGATGATCAAGAAGTATGCGACGCGCGGCGTGATCCACAGCTGGGCCAACCCGGACGGCACGCAGAAGATCGAAAGCACCGGTCCGCTCAACATCGAGCGCATGAAGACCATCGACGAAGAGGTCACCGCCCTCACGCTTGACTATCTCGAGAAGGCGAAGAAGGCCGACAAGCCGTTCTTCCTGTGGTGGAACTCCACCCGCATGCACATCTTCACGCACCTGAAGGAAGAATCGAAGGGCAAGACCGGCCTGGGCACCTACCCCGACGGCATGGTCGAGCACGACGGGCACGTCGGGCAGATTCTCGACAAGCTCGACGAACTGGGTCTCGCTGACAATACCGTCGTGATGTATTCGACCGACAACGGCGCCGAATGCTTCTCCTGGCCCGACGGTGGCACCACGCCGTTCCGTGGCGAGAAGAACGAGAACTGGGAGGGCGGCTACCGCGTGCCCTGCGCGATCCGCTGGCCTGGCCACATCAAGCCCGGCACGGTCAGCAACGACATCTTCTCGCACGAAGACATGCTGCCGACGATCATGACGATCGCCGGTGTGCCCGGCGTGAAAGAGCAGTTGCTCAAGGGCATGAAGGTCGGCAACAAGACCTTCAAGGTCCACCTCGATGGCTACGACCTCACGCCCGCCATTGGTGGCAATGCGCCGAGCCCTCGCAAGGAGTTCTTCTACTGGAACGACGACGGCTCGCTGGTGGCACTGCGCTACAACCAGTGGAAGATCGTCTTCCAGGAGCAGCGCGCCCACGGCTTCGCGGTCTGGGCCGAGCCCTTCGTGCCCTTGCGCGTGCCCAAGCTGTTCAACCTGCGCACCGACCCGTTCGAGATCGCCGACAAGGTCTCGATCGACTACGACCACTGGCGCCTCGATCGCGTGTTCATGTTCGTGCCGGCGCAGGAGTTCATCGGCAAGTACATCGCCACGTTCAAGGAGTTTCCGCCCAGCCAGAAGGTTGGTACCTTCTCGCTGGACGCGGTGCTCGAGAGCCTGGCTGCGGGGCAGAAGGGCGGCTGA